Genomic window (Cellulosilyticum lentocellum DSM 5427):
TATTATGTAGGATTTTTTTCTCCTGTCAATGAAAGTGTGTGGGAGCATTTGAAACTGGCCTTTTATGCCTGGTTAATCTATGGTCTTATTTGCTATCCTCTACTAAAAGATACAACTCATAATTATTGGCTTGCCCTTGCCCTAGGACCTTTATTAGCTAATTTATTTATTATTATCTTCTTTTACACTTATTCAGGCATTATGGGGCACTCTATTTTTATTTTAAATATTCTTTCTTTCCTCATTGCTTGTGTCATTGCAGGTTATACTTTTTATAAAGTATTAACGCTTCCTGACTACGGACCTTGTTATAACCTATTAGGATTTTTATTCATTATAAGTATGATTTTTTTATTTACCTATTTTACATATCATCCCTTAGATATTCCCCTTTTTACAGATTGGGGAGCTAAATCATAGTACTCAAATAGGTTGCATAAAGACGACTATCTATTACATAGACAGCTTGTTTATGCAACCTATTTAGATTTATATCATCTATCTTTATATACAGCTTCTTCTACCTATGATATGAGTAAATGAATTATAATCTATTTTACTACAAATTATTGCAAGTTATCAGAACTAATTGAGGGTAAGTTCCCTAGATTATTAGATTCATCTCCATCAGCTAAGGAGCGGATGTACTCACTACCATCTTTAGAAGTTGAAACCCCTACATGTTTAAGCTCGTTTGCTTTAGCCATTTCAATGGCTTGTTCTACAGTAATGTGTTCTCCTGATTCCAATTCATAGCCTACAACATCACCACTATTTACAATTCGTTTTGTAATAGCCTTGGCATTTGCTCCACCTTCGGATACTACTTTG
Coding sequences:
- a CDS encoding DUF3892 domain-containing protein produces the protein MSEEQSAGLYLANLANKVVSEGGANAKAITKRIVNSGDVVGYELESGEHITVEQAIEMAKANELKHVGVSTSKDGSEYIRSLADGDESNNLGNLPSISSDNLQ
- a CDS encoding DUF6512 family protein — protein: MNSSISLKSFAIFGVIFAFVLGCLLHFVYGLSGNNYYVGFFSPVNESVWEHLKLAFYAWLIYGLICYPLLKDTTHNYWLALALGPLLANLFIIIFFYTYSGIMGHSIFILNILSFLIACVIAGYTFYKVLTLPDYGPCYNLLGFLFIISMIFLFTYFTYHPLDIPLFTDWGAKS